The sequence CAGGTATTCCTATTCTTATTACAGCGAATTTATCTACAGTGGAGAAAGACAATTCATTCGGCAAACTCTTCTCATAATTGCCTGAAGCACATCAAGTCAGCCATCGTATTGTTACTAAAGGCCCTCCTACTGTGAAACGTCCACGTCGTCCGACACCTAAAAAATACCATGCTGCTAAAGCAGAATTCGATGATTGAACAGTAGAGAAATTCCGAGAAATAGACGAGAAAGTAAAGATCGATTGCGTTAATTAAGAAAAGGAAACTGGAAAGAGAGAGGAGCACGTTGTCGGAGACGCTTAAGAACGAGCTTTTAACGATAAACTTTGGTTTCTGCCTACTGTACAACAGAACGAACTGGaatgtattattatttattaaatacaactaCATGTTATACCGATACTGGAAATTGCATTCACCCCGTCAGCCTTTTCTCAAAAACTGAGCTTTAAAAACTGGCGCCTAGATACCTTGCGGAGACTATCGTCGACTCAATGCTATTACTATTCCTCCAAAAGGGTGATAACTACCTTTTGGCTCACATTCAAaatttttcgtcgagacttCATGGTCGGAAGATATTTACTActattgatttaattaaagtTTATTATCAGATACCTGTTGCAGAAAAAGACATTCCGAAGGCTGCAGTAACAACTCCGTTCGGACATTTTGAATTCGTTGACGTGCCTTTTGGATTAAGAAACGCAGCTCAAACTTTTCAAAGACTTATGGATTTTGCTCTTCGAGGACTAGGTTTTGTTCATTGTTATTTAGATGATATCCTTATAGCCACTAGGAATTAGGAAGAACATAAGAGACATCTTCGCATCTTAATTCAACTGAAAGAATTCAGTGGCATAACCATTAATGTTGCAAAAAGTGTTTTCAGCAAGGAAGAAGTTATTTATTTTCGATACAAAGTGAACTCCACCTATACCTGGCAAAGTGAAGATTATTCAGAATTATCCAAAGCCAACTACAGTAGCGAAACTCCGTCGTTTTCTTGCAGTAATCAATTTCTATTGTCGTTTTCTTAAAGATGCAGCATACATTCAAGCTCCTCTGTATTCATTTcttacaaaaagtaaaaaaggagACAAGATTCTCATTCAATGGACTCTTGAAGCGTAACGTGCTTTTGAAGAATACAAAAGCAGTTTAGCTTCAGCAACCAGACATGTTAATTCCTTTTCTTGTGCTTCACTGCAGTTGAGAACTGACGCTTCGGACACAGGTATCGGAGCAGTCGTCGAACAGTTCGATAACAATCACTGGTACCCACTTGAAGAACTTCAGTTCAGCGTCTATGACAGAGAATTATTAGCAATTTACGATTCAGTCAGACATTTCCGACATTTGCTGCAAGGCCGTTAATTTGATTACAAGCCATTGATTTATGCTTTCAGCAAACGCGCAGAAAAGATTTCTTCTCGCTAGCAGCgtcaattaaatttcatttcacaatTTTCTACAGACATTACTCATGTATCAGGTAATGGAAACATTGTGACGGATGCTTTTTCCTGTCTGGAAGAGATTAATACATCAATTACTACTAATTCTAAAGGGTTAGCAGAAaatcagaataaaataatttttaacaaaaaatacaaccgactttgaaatgcactaaaaagtatgaaataatttctacttcatttatacaaatacccaacagctattaataaaatctatttactcgtttaatagtatactaaatacatttcaaccttttcggaggcgacgcaaaattaaaaatacccgaatatgctgccaataatgatttgataggttgccgacgcctgaactagaatcttcctagtagaagaaaaatttataatttataatttataattttagtgcatttcgaagtcggttgtattttttgttaaaaattattttatttcacattttttcatGGAAcaagcagtatttgtaggatgccgttcttattggttatttgcaataacaatagtttttaacgataacaagttccatacaagttataacaatagttattaacaataacaaattgcatacatttttgcaagtgagatatcgcggaaatatctcttattagatgtgaaaggtttcgttgcaatcggtacatgccttgcagagtacaCATAAGATAcatgcatgctgactcatacaccggtagagacacgtaggcatacgtagaattcaatgtagtagtaacaatagtttttcacgaatatttcggaaactaaagctttccgttaattatgcataatgaaaaagttgttcagaatcatgtcccCGAGAACATATttaaaggtcattgaaatcgtccaattttgacattaaaaacttcctatattttgcaataacaatgaaaaaatgaaaaatgttttgctctacaagatgcaaaaggtttcgttccgattgatctatccatctcggagtaatcggtgaacacacaaaaaaaaaatacatactgatcgaattgaataacctcctcctttttcgaagtcggttaaaaaaagaTCAAGAATTGCAACATCCCTTTTAAACATCTTCTTCTCTTCAACCTAAACAGCTACAGTAGCGAGCATAGGATGATTGTAGTTGGATGATTCCCTGTGCTGACTTTTTCAGTTCTCCTATCACGTTGACAGTTGGTTCGGTGAACACCGCGGACTTCTTTGACACTGTCTGCAATAATTTTTACTATTTCGTCGTGTATCTTTATTCTTGCTGCCATGATATGTAGACATATGCCTAGTGCTATTTCTCATTGTCTGTGCTATTTTGGTGCCGAAGCTGTTGGTTCGCAATTTTAATGCGTCTAGATACCTTGACGGCTTGAGCAGcgggttttttttttcttttctaaatcgtGAGTTTACTTGACATAGTGTCATCGTCGGTAGATGATTCTGAGTCAGCTGTTAAACTATAGCAATGAAAGAGACTTTCCGGAATATTTTGGATAGCTCTGAGGCCCATGGAGGATTGGAGGCACATACGTTGGAGAGAATATTTAAGTCTTGATTTAAGAAGTATTTTGCTGAATTAATGTACTTACCGACCAATACTCGCAGAAATCACAAGTTCTCATCTCTGATGTCCATAAAACATACCCGTTGTTTCACCACCTTCACATAAAGGTTTTCGTTATCAAATGCTCCATCCTTGTCCAATCTTTTAATTAGAACGTCTTTGGTCTGGTGTTCCGGGAGATCGGCTTGCGGTGCTGGAAGGGGATTCTGAGGAAATTCTAATAGGACGAAATTTGGCAGGAGAAAGAAGGAATTGTGGTATCGGTGATGGGGATCGGGTTATTCCTCTTTCCATCTCTTCAACTCAGCTAGTCCTGGGCCTAGGCTGGATTCCGAATATCGGACGAGGAAATTCTGGACCTTTTGACTCTGCTGAACTTGAGGGAGGGTAATTATTGTTTTCAGGAGAAGACGGTGGGAGATCGACCACACCGGCAATTCCTAACTCACCAGTAACTGCTGGAGTCAGCTTGGCTAATGGCTCTTGAGGGAACAGAATTAGTTCAATGGATGTAGTTTTCTTTCTTTGTGGGTTAAACATAACGAATAACTCCTGACGTTTACCTGcgctttttttaatttcttcacgttgacattcagagtaCTGCTGGGTAGAAATCAAATTGCGTCATTACTGTCAGTTCACATGTGACGTATTGAAAATAGgttatcaataaaatataaattttccacGTACGATCATTTAGCCACAAGTGGAAGATTATCCGTtaaattgaattgcaaatcTTTAGTCAATAGGTTGTTCCGCATACACTTTAATAAGTGCGGAGGATCAAAGAGCGACACGATTTAATTATCATCTATTACAATAATATCACGTCGCAATACATCTGATTGTTGAAAGGCATTTCTCTTCGAATAATCTACTAGGCATTGGATTGCCTTACAATTTGTACTGCCTTACTGCCACAAACTGAAGCTACAACTATTAGGTGTATGCAAAAGTTGTAGTCTTTCCTTCAAGCGTTCATGTATAATCACTTGTGATCAATAAAATTTCCCTCTTTTCTGTGTATTTGTTGTGTTGGTATTGATCTATCTGAATTGCCAACTTCATAGTCGATCGTTAATTATAACCTCACAAAACAACAATGATCACGATGATAGACGAAAAGCTATATATTCGACACTGCATTCGATATGAGTTCCAACAAGGAAAAAACGCCGCTGAAGCATGCCGATCAAATTGTTCAGTACTTGAGGAAGGTACTACATCTCACAATacgtgtaaatattaatttcgcCGTTTTAAAGACGATAATTTTGATGTGAGTGACCGACCACGATCTGGCACGCCCCAAAAGTTGGAAACGTTATTGACAGAAGATCCGTCACAAACGCAAGAACAGCTTGCAGAACAGTTAGGAGTCGATCAAGCAACTGTTTCAAGGCGCCTCCATGAAATAGTAAAGATTCGCAAGCTTGGAAAGTGGCCAACATCAACACCGAGAAAAGCACAGAACCCGAGAATCCTAAAACCAAACACGAATATTTTCTGGGAGtacaaagaaataaaatcattagcatgaagcggaatttattcacagGAAGTCCTCCAAGAAATCCAACAACATATCATGTTCCCTCTGGAAAAATCAGCCCtgctgaacacaatagcgaggggcatgctaggagaagaaaacgtacaaggaggactaatAAACAATCTTTTTACGGAAAACACGCTATCCCACATCGCAGAAAATACAAGGAGTAAGTTtgtggaaaaattcatcaaatttggttCAATTAGTTCAGCAGTAATAATGATCCTCATAATCATTCACATCTGCAAACTAATAATTGACATAATCATAAGAGGATACACATTACATGCATTATACGGATGGTCCCTACACCTACTGGgagccatcttcagctcaattacATATTTATTGATGACGTTaacgaacaacaagaacatCAAAAAGCATCCTAGAAAAAGACGTCCAACTACAAACGAGGACATCGAACTGAGTGAAATCAAAATAGAGCAACCAAATAGCCTAAAATGGAGAATATCACCACCTATCCCACTACAACCACCTGCAATCAAACCACCCGAACCAGAACCAACAACGCAGGGACAAATATCAGTCTTCGCGCTAGaagaattaaactaaatatacGCAATACAGGAAGGAGCGCAAGGGAATACACACAAATAAACACACACAAgttcaaaataaaaagtaaaatttattcaaaaacaaaaaggaaaattcatttaataacaatacacaAATTCAAAATAGGaaggaaattttattaaataacaacatacagattgaaaataaaaatgaaagaggatttattcaaaaaaaatttctaatgaaTGAAGAGCGgtgcaatatttaaaatacgGTCTTTGTCTCACTCCCATAAGTCCTGGAGGTATTGGCGAAACTCCTTCCGCTACTGTTGCACGGCCAACCGATACAGTATGTTGATGTGACCGGGATTGTATACGTCCCGTTCGTGCGCTACAACAAAACACAccataagaaaaaagaaataaaaaaaaaaaaaaaaaaaacactcgcCAGACAAGTATATATACCAAACACCCCACCAGGTGGCACTAAAGGTTCAAGTAACTACAAGCCACGGAGCACCTGACAATACTCGGAGTCAGCACACCCAAGGCTCCCACAGAGTACTCGCTGCCTCAGCGCATACCTCCCGCAATAAAGGATCTAACAAGACCAGTCTTCCACTCTAAAacctttgaattaaaaatttccctttaataaaagaagcccagaagtgtcaGTCTACAAAGTTACTCAATACACGCACTATAACTCCGTCATGCACCACTACCGcttcaatctcagcggggagggaagtaaatggtcacccaaaaaaccatttactctttatAACACACCGATTagtaaaagtacaaaaaaaaaatactcaGCCCAACAAATCACACAAACTAACAAAAAATGATTGTAATTACACTCATCtcagaaattgtaaaattcatctAACTCATAACAGCATAAACTATAAATTTGGATAACACAATTGCACTATAAAATCCTTACAAATTTATTcgttgatatcgtaccgatatgcaacaatctaggcggctAAGTGTCACGTCTGGTGACGCAATCTTTAAATTCCTTTTTCatcatccaaattcatcgtttcgcaattctgagtgagcagttCATTCGGGTCGGCGTACTGTGAAAATGCTGACAACCCGAATGAAGGTAGTTCACCCGAATTGACAAATCAAGCCCTTTTCATcattataaaataacgcgaccgaatACGCTCGCGAGTTCGTAGTTAGCAATTCGCAGGAACAGTTCGCAGTAACAATAATATCCGTCTTCGAGTCAACGCGCAGTAATACTAATACACATCTTCAATACGACCCGCGAAGTACAATCCGCGAGTACAATATTTAAGTATCAATCTTCAAATTcgtacacgactctgctacgacgGCTCCATGCCCCGACAGAGCAAGATACGCAATTAGATACTATTTACACTTCAGAGAACATaacaaattttaagaaatttctaCAGTTTACGcacttttgaattaaattttgccTCTTtagcaataattttataaaaatcacctGCAGCATCAAAAAGTAGAAGGTTTACGCTTTAAAATGGTAgttgtttcattaattttggaTAAACACTGATGAAGTTATGGAACTTTAAAGATTGAGctaattttaaaatagttaTGTCCGGCTTTTCGGGCcaaataccccactgtgcgATGGTGATTTTTCGAAGAAAATCATATGGCGCATTTTCAACTTAGTGGCTACGTAAATAAACAAAACCGTCGAATTAAGGGGACCGAAAATCCACAAGTGATTCAACAGCCACCAATGCATCCGTCACGAGTCACTGTTTGGTGCGGATTTTGGGTTGAAGTGATTGTGTTGTTTTAAATAGTTTTAGGTTTataaatgtattttctttttcacacTTTGAGCTTTGGTTACTCGTAGTCAGGAGATTAGGTAATATTGAGTAAAGGAGTAAAATGACTTGTAAAAAGTGGCTTCTAATAAATCAGTAAATGAATGTCGCAATCTTTTATTCGATTTCAAATATCGAATGTGTTTTGATTGGTCGAATTTAAGAAACTTTAAGAGGGAATATCTTTAAATCTATTAATCCTATTATGATTCTGAAAATCACAAGGTGTGATTTTAAAATCAAAGAGTGTAGGCTGATCCTGGCTCATCAGAAGACCGAGGCTATACTATTAACTGGCCGAAAACTCTCACCTGGTCTCAGTTTCAAGTTCGATGACTCCCTTGTAACCATCTCTAGGCCGGCCAAATACCTTTGAAACAAGTATGGTGTTTAAACTTTATATTACGCTGTGCTGCGAGAAAGCTTTAAAATATACGAACATACTTGCGCGTCTAATGCCAAACAGCTATGGGGACGGCCAACAAGCAAATAGCCTCTACTACAGCGTGGCGGAGTCAGTGATCTTATATGCTGCTCTTATCTGGGCTAGAGCACTAATGTATCAACATAACGTCAAGTTGCTGCAAAGCACACAGAAGACTGCCCTCCTAAGGGTTGCAAGGGCGTATAGTAGTGTGTCCTTCGACTCATTGTGTGTTCTGACTGGACACCTCCTAATTGACATGATCGCACAGGAAAGGGAAAAGATACTCCTAAAAGAAAACGAGGAAAGGAAAGAAGACTCAAACTACAGGGCGGTTAGGGCAGAGGCACGCAGGGAAACTCATGCTCAGTGGCAACAAGAATGGGAGAGGTCCATTTCTGGACGCTAGACGTATAAGCTCATCCCTGACATCGTAAGCTGGATCAGCTTGGGTCCTAACATTTTAGATTTTCACCTTACCCAGGTTCTGACGGGCCATGGATGTTTTTCCACTCTTCTTCACAGTATCCGGAAGCTGGACGACGACACATGCTGGTTCTGCCCGGTGTGGCCGACGACCCAGCGCTTTTTGTGTTCTATCGCAACCGCTGGGCTGCCGACAGAGAGTTCCTGAGCCATGCTACCGGGCTTCCCTTCACCATGAAGAATTTCACGGTTCTCCTTAAGAACCCTCGTCAACGTTTTCTGGTGAAGACCTTTTTCGCCAGATCCCTTAGAACCAAGGAGGAATTCGAGAGATCTCGACAGATACCCGAGGTCGGTCACAGTAGCGCAGCGACAGTAAGGCCGAAcctgaagaagaggaagaaggaagaagaggtaAATCGTGAGGTAAATGTGGTGCCCTACCTGGGTTACGATTCTGGGGACTCGATCCGCTACATGTTACAGGGAGTCGTCTCCCACTGTTCGCAGTTGGTTGAGTAGGCAGATCGACGCAGCATGGCCGCAACTACGTAGTTACAGCTGCAAGGCCACTATGAAGCGATAATCGACCACACCAGAATAATGGCCTCCGGAATAAAAACCCAAAAATTCAACTACACCTTCAAACCCCAGTTTCGGCCTCAATATAACAAACCTTATTCCAGATTTAACCCCACATCACATCCAAATCCTGACAAAACACCAAGAAAACCAGCCAAAGTTCACACCCATTAAAATGGACCCAACCAATCTACTAACCTTGCAAGAAATAGGCGACCAAGCGCAGGACATAGCGCAGCATTACCGCGCCCAAACCCACACCGCCTACATTACCTACGGTTCGCTATCAGCCATAACCATAGTCATTATGGCGATAATAGCAGCAGTAGGATATCGGTACTGCAGGAAACGAACCAGGAACGACGACCAGCCTCAACGCCGCAAATTCACGACAGAAGACATCGAGCTATAGATCCATCCGACCATCACTCCAACAACATGGCCCTCGGATCTACAGATACCAGAACTACCGAAGGCACAAACACAGCAACAAAACGGAACAACGAATCACGGCTTCCAACCCAAAGAAATCCTTTATTACTAAGAATTAAGATTAAAACAAATAAGGAAacacaataaaaagaaaatagagacggattccaacaaatcaatcaCATATatttctgctcattacacaaGTCATCGTAAAAGGGGAGCTATGTCCAGCATGTGGTTCTCGTCCCAGTCCCAGAGGTCGTCCAGGTACTGGCGATACTCCCTTCGCCATTGTCGGATTGCTTCCCGGTACCGGACGTTAATATGCCCAGGATCATAAGTCCTGTCCGTCCGCTATGACAAAACACACCATATATATTAGAATATCTAAAAGAAGACGAAAAAAAAACTATAAAACCACTTACCCAGGCAAGGAATAACTCGCGCATAGAAGGTAACAGATCGACACAATTGTACATCTTCAGCTGGTACTActcctttatttcaaaaattatacttttcttAAAGTGACAGCACCAGTCGGTCGAGCGGTATATATACCGCAAAATTCCCACCAAATTCCCAGGGGCATGGCAACGGATAGAACCGTATCGATAACTTTCAAATAGCTACGGTGGAATGTCTAATTCAGCGTATCCGTAGACACCGCGCTTCAAATCCAgtctttttcatttcatataAAATCTTTTTCCTCGATATCCATTTCAAAATGTTTAACgtaggaggggggggggggggggggggctgtAGCAACTTCCCAAATAATTTTTTCCCTTATATGTTAAACTGTGACACAAAACTGTACACATCTTCAACAccttatacatatatttcttttctttatatttgcaaCAGCGGCGCATCATTGTATACTCTTCGGCACCTTTTTacctttatatttttaacagcaacttttattgtacaaatttttcacCATTATACAGGTGTTCGAcaaatcgatgtaagcgccattataaagaatcgggcaatcgtgaaaacatataattgataaatttGATATCGGGGCTTTTTTCACatttaaattgaatgaattacgtttaaattgtaataacatatttgaaattgttaatataatgaTATACACGTCCTTTGGGTTTAAAGGCTTTTGGAAGAATGAATGGCTGTATTTCCGAAAACCTGTCAAATCCGATGTgactgaaattttgcaaatagcttcattttgcataaaaacaatgtttgcgagaaggattttcggcgattcgaaaaaaattttttttatcattttaatattattttctacattgcTGACGTACCTCAAAATTAAAATAGGCCGAAAAAAAATGAAGCGGGTGTTTCGAACTTTCTTGAGGACGTTGAACGATCTTCTTCTGTTTAAATTGTTGATACGTCAAATGTATTGTTGTATTCGGCCTTTTCACGTTTTCTGTTtatctattttttctatttatataagttaTATAATGAATTATATTAACTTATTTTCACTTACTAAAAAGCTAAGTAATCATGAAGTGGCAATTGAGTGGCTTAAGGAAATTGAGTTAATTCCTACAGAGAAATGGtgtttaaaacataaaaagaaaaCGATTTATATTGATTCGAAAGAAGGTTTAGGGCAATTTCGATGTCGCAAACATGGAAAGTATGATCATAGTATTGCAGCAGCACATAATACGtggttattattatttctactgTTTAATTTACGTTTTCCCATTGTGTTTATGTAGAAATTATGTTTATGTTATattctgttatttattttatgtgAAAATAGGTTTGAGCGTTGCCATCTAAGTATTGAAAGCTGCATGATAATAACGTATGCTTTTGCATGGAAATTCTCATTTGGACAAACGCAGCATGAATGCAGCATTATTGATGGACAAACGGTCTCTTCGGAAACAATTATAGATAGGTTTTCGTTTTGTAGAGAGGTCTGCACAATAGCCcttgataaaaaatatgaaacggaAGGACTACTTGGTGGTCCTGGAATAATAGTGGAAATAGATGAATGTAAGATTGGACGGAGGAAATTTGAAAAGGGACGTTTTCGAGAAGGATTATGGATCCTTGGTACGCtagatatatatttaaaaatattccgaATACAGGTTAGGTTAGGACGTTAGGCGGCCGGCAACTTTTGTGACTGGCATCGACTCTATTTCGAATAATTACcttctttatatttttgaaatttatttcatacattttaattgcatttctgttgaatttttattgtttaataggTATGATTGAGCGCGGCGGAAATAAGTATAGATTAGAAATATGCCCGAACAACAAACGCGATGAAACAACACTTTTGGCCTTAATTCAGAAGCATATAGCGATAGGGTCTGAAATTCATACAGACTGCTGGAAAGGGTATCAAAATTTAAATAGACATGGATACATTCACAAAACTGTGAACCACAGTGAAAATTTTGTGGATCCAGAAATAGGGGCGTACACACAAAATATTGAATCTTCATGGCGGAGCTTACGAGCCCGTTTGAGTAGAGGTGGCATTCATCAAGATGATTTAATTGACCATCTCTGTGAATATTTGTGGCGATACGAAGTGAAGAAAAACGGAGGAGATCCATTTCATCATTTATTAGAAGACATTAAATATGTTTATAATGGAAATTAATACAGAACGTATACAAAAAACTGttgtaattacaattacaaaagaTCTCCCCCTATCTCAATTAGGCGCGCGAAGCACGCTTTTTGCGGCAAACTGTTGTAATCTTATTCTACGCGGTGTCGATAATGCAGGAAATTACATCAAAATGATAAAATGTTTTTCGCAAAATTTTGACTCTATACCTTtgagtcgccaaaaatccttctcgcaaatattgtttttatgcaaaatgaagctatttgcaaAGTCTCAGCCAAATCGGGTTTGACAGGTTTACGGAAATTTCGCCGaatgaatattcataaaattaattccaatttgtttttaaatgtaacaaatgaataataaacataGTTCAACAAAGGTGGCGGTGAGAATAATCTTGAttaatcttccttatcgacatCGGCCGCCACATTGACATTTGAGTCATGTGGTATTGAATTTcttttatctgaaatataataatgaatgttttatatgaagaaaaagcaatcatggaaattcagtggctactgttgtagacataatttccatttcacggaaaatctaattctgccacatttattacatataaGAATCATcgcttttacttacttgcgacgtcgccggcctcggattctcctttctcttcttttttatccgacttcgttccttagacctctttctcctgtttcttctgtcttcttttttttcatttcctcttcTACCTCGTCCATCcgtgaagaaagtaatttatgtacagataacgtaatattaattatgtaagattatacttgccgattatacgaGATCAGAcagcatatttgcagtccatttgtcctggtaacgctttcttgaatatacctatatataattttttaattttttcgagaagaggaaaatgctgtctttaatttctcaacgacaaaaatgttcatgcaaagatgaaggaagatgaatgaagataaatattgaaaaaagaaaaagttaatggaaatagatgattaaataaatttcttttaacatttttttatgattGAAAATCATTTACAGATCGGTCAGTACGCGTAGTGTTTGGCAAAATGTCACAGTCACAGTCACAGTCACACTTGTTGAACGTTGCCAACCGTTGCCAACCAAACAGATCGGTCAGTACGCGTAGTGTTTGGCAAAATGTCACAGTTACAGTCACAGTCACACTTGTTGAATGTTGCCAACCGTTGCCAACCAAACTGAACATTCGCTTGGCGCgatatatacagtaaaagctggatatatgcaacaaaagtttggctggatatatgcaacatcgctatcccctccacttggggggatccccctaagccgaaccgagccgctcggcgaggaaatcgtgtaatatgatccgaccgtaatatcggtgtgactaatactaattgaacgatgaaacttttttatttttaactttttcttaatgaaacttttactaacgcatttgtgagatttttctgattaaaatggtaccaaacacg comes from Osmia lignaria lignaria isolate PbOS001 chromosome 8, iyOsmLign1, whole genome shotgun sequence and encodes:
- the LOC143305596 gene encoding uncharacterized protein LOC143305596 translates to MIITYAFAWKFSFGQTQHECSIIDGQTVSSETIIDRFSFCREVCTIALDKKYETEGLLGGPGIIVEIDECKIGRRKFEKGRFREGLWILGTLDIYLKIFRIQVRLGRMIERGGNKYRLEICPNNKRDETTLLALIQKHIAIGSEIHTDCWKGYQNLNRHGYIHKTVNHSENFVDPEIGAYTQNIESSWRSLRARLSRGGIHQDDLIDHLCEYLWRYEVKKNGGDPFHHLLEDIKYVYNGN